From Phycodurus eques isolate BA_2022a chromosome 20, UOR_Pequ_1.1, whole genome shotgun sequence, a single genomic window includes:
- the poc1bl gene encoding polypeptide N-acetylgalactosaminyltransferase 4 isoform X1, giving the protein MRGRCSRKLGVLAKLFFLLWVLWLGYILLVLSPSPSPSSSASSRDTLEPEPRKLDVAEPADGKPAAPVYAKPPADDDAPGEWGRAANPDLSPEEKTQAQDSVERYAINIFVSDKISLHRRIKDSRMPACRSKQFDYRRLPTTSVVITFYNEAWSTLLRTVHSVLESTPAVLLKEVILVDDYSDRGYLKTKLAEYLSNLQRVRLIRTTKREGLVRARLIGAGFATGDVLTFLDCHCECVPGWIEPLLERIGQNPNTIVCPVIDTIDWNTFEFYMQMEEPMIGGFDWRLTFQWHAVPERERQRRKSPSEPLRSPTMAGGLFAVSKAYFEHLGTYDTGMEVWGGENLELSFRVWQCGGSLEIHPCSHVGHVFPKKAPYARPNFLQNTVRAAEVWMDDYKQHFYKRNPPAQKENYGDISERLQLRERLKCNSFHWYLTNVYPDLHVPEDREGWHGAVRSSGIHSECLDYNAPDHNPTDSHLSLFGCHGQGGNQYFEYTSRKEIRFNSVTELCAEVAEGQTAVGMRHCPGDRDAAPASILWEFRDDKSIYHPQSDKCVTAYRTPEGRADVQMRPCDTLDRNQQWKFEW; this is encoded by the exons ATGAGGGGGCGCTGTTCACGCAAACTGGGCGTGCTGGCCAAGTTGTTCTTCCTGCTGTGGGTGCTGTGGCTGGGCTACATCCTACTCGTcctctccccctccccctccccctcttcGTCGGCGTCCTCCCGCGACACGCTCGAGCCGGAGCCTCGGAAACTCGACGTCGCCGAGCCGGCCGACGGGAAGCCGGCCGCGCCCGTCTACGCCAAGCCGCCGGCGGACGACGACGCCCCGGGAGAGTGGGGCCGGGCGGCGAACCCCGACCTGAGTCCGGAGGAGAAGACGCAAGCGCAGGACAGCGTGGAGCGCTACGCCATCAACATCTTCGTCAGCGACAAGATTTCCCTCCACAGACGCATCAAAGACAGCAGGATGCCCGC GTGCCGCAGTAAGCAGTTCGACTACCGCCGTTTGCCCACCACCTCGGTCGTCATCACGTTCTACAACGAGGCCTGGTCCACGCTGCTCAGGACCGTCCACAGCGTCCTGGAGAGCACGCCCGCCGTCCTGCTCAAGGAGGTGATCCTGGTCGACGACTACAGCGACAGAG GCTACCTGAAAACCAAGCTGGCAGAATACCTCAGCAACCTGCAGCGCGTCCGTCTCATCCGCACCACCAAGCGCGAGGGCCTGGTCCGGGCCCGCCTCATCGGCGCCGGCTTCGCCACCGGCGACGTGCTCACCTTCCTGGACTGCCACTGCGAGTGCGTCCCCGGCTGGATCGAGCCCCTGCTCGAGAG GATCGGGCAGAACCCCAACACCATCGTGTGTCCCGTCATCGACACCATCGACTGGAACACCTTTGAGTTTTACATGCAGATGGAGGAGCCCATGATCGGAGGCTTCGACTGGAGGCTCACCTTCCAGTGGCACGCCGTGCCCGAGCGGGAACGCCAGCGCCGCAAGTCGCCCAGTGAACCCCTCAG GTCGCCGACTATGGCGGGCGGCTTATTTGCGGTCAGCAAGGCCTACTTCGAGCACCTGGGCACTTACGACACGGGCATGGAGGTGTGGGGCGGGGAGAACTTGGAGCTCTCCTTTCGG GTGTGGCAGTGCGGCGGCAGCCTGGAGATCCACCCGTGCTCCCACGTGGGCCACGTCTTCCCCAAGAAGGCGCCGTACGCTCGGCCCAACTTCCTGCAGAACACGGTGCGGGCGGCCGAGGTGTGGATGGACGACTACAAGCAGCACTTCTACAAAAGGAACCCGCCCGCCCAAAAG GAGAACTACGGCGACATCTCAGAGCGCCTGCAGCTCAGAGAGAGGCTGAAGTGCAACTCGTTCCACTGGTACCTGACCAACGTCTACCCGGACCTGCACGTGCCCGAGGACAGGGAGGGCTGGCACGGAGCT GTGCGCAGCTCGGGAATCCACTCGGAGTGTCTGGACTACAACGCGCCGGATCACAATCCCACGGACTCGCACCTCTCGCTGTTTGGCTGCCACGGCCAGGGAGGCAACCAG TACTTTGAGTACACGTCCCGGAAGGAAATCCGCTTCAACTCGGTGACGGAGCTGTGCGCCGAGGTGGCCGAGGGCCAGACGGCCGTGGGCATGAGGCACTGCCCCGGCGACCGCGACGCCGCGCCGGCCTCCATCTTGTGGGAGTTCAGAGAT GACAAAAGCATCTACCACCCTCAATCGGACAAGTGCGTCACGGCCTACCGCACTCCCGAGGGCCGCGCCGACGTCCAGATGAGGCCCTGCGACACGCTCGATCGAAACCAGCAGTGGAAGTTTGAGTGGTAG
- the galnt12 gene encoding polypeptide N-acetylgalactosaminyltransferase 12: MAVCRRRRLKLSLSAAAVLAFLFVYWGDFPGQLDADADAEPADLKKPVYEKPPLDPDAPGELGRAVELTLSADEKLKQDESISKHQVNIYVSDMISLHRRLPERRNPLCRDVQYNYRSLPTTSVVIAFYNEAWSTLLRTVHSVLETSPDILLKEVVLVDDYSDRDQLKEPLEEYLSGLRKVRLIRATKREGLVRARLLGASVTTGDVLTFLDCHCECHEGWLEPLLQRIEEEPTAVVCPVIDSIEWNTFKYLGHAGEPQIGGFNWGMVFTWHEIPDHERKRRRSPIDVIRSPTMAGGLFAIRKNYFTYLGTYDAGMEVWGGENLEFSFRIWQCGGSLEVHPCSHVGHVFPKKAPYDRTKSLANSVRAAEVWLDEQKEVYYNRNPHARAVDFGDVSERRRLREKLGCKSFKWFLDNIYPELHVPEDRLGFCGMLKNAGKAKFCLDYNPGEGNNFGRRVIVYQCHGMGQNQFFEYSSAGELHFNMKVSIGCVEGDNISTYLTMQPCRKRGEPVLAHQKFLLREDGSLLHATSRKCVEAVDGTDDGVPAPCLRPCTGGPRQKWTFHERR; the protein is encoded by the exons ATGGCCGTCTGCAGACGGAGGCGACTCAAACTTTCGCTCAGCGCAGCCGCCGTGCTGGCCTTCCTTTTCGTCTACTGGGGCGACTTTCCGGGACAGCTCGACGCCGACGCCGACGCCGAGCCGGCGGACCTGAAGAAGCCGGTGTACGAGAAGCCCCCGCTGGATCCGGACGCCCCCGGAGAGCTGGGCCGGGCCGTCGAGTTGACGCTGAGCGCCGACGAGAAGCTCAAGCAGGACGAGAGCATTTCCAAGCATCAGGTCAACATCTACGTCAGCGACATGATCTCGCTGCATCGACGCCTGCCCGAGAGGCGGAACCCGCT CTGCCGCGACGTGCAGTACAACTACCGCTCGCTGCCGACGACCTCGGTGGTGATCGCCTTCTACAACGAGGCCTGGTCCACGTTGCTCAGGACGGTCCACAGCGTCCTGGAGACGTCTCCCGACATCCTGCTCAAGGAGGTCGTCCTCGTCGACGACTACAGCGACCGAG ATCAACTCAAGGAGCCATTGGAGGAGTACCTGTCCGGCTTGCGGAAGGTACGTCTGATCCGGGCCACCAAGAGGGAGGGCCTGGTGCGCGCCCGCCTGCTGGGGGCGTCCGTCACCACGGGCGACGTGCTGACCTTCCTGGATTGCCACTGCGAGTGCCACGAAGGTTGGCTGGAGCCGCTTCTCCAAAG GATCGAGGAGGAGCCGACGGCCGTGGTGTGTCCCGTCATCGACTCCATCGAGTGGAACACCTTCAAATATTTGGGCCACGCCGGCGAGCCTCAGATCGGCGGCTTCAACTGGGGGATGGTCTTTACGTGGCACGAGATCCCAGATCACGAGAGGAAACGCCGCCGTTCGCCCATCGACGTCATCAG gtctCCCACTATGGCCGGGGGTTTGTTTGCCATCCGCAAAAACTACTTCACCTACTTGGGCACGTATGACGCGGGCATGGAAGTGTGGGGAGGAGAGAATCTGGAGTTCTCCTTCCGG ATCTGGCAGTGCGGCGGCAGCCTGGAGGTCCACCCGTGCTCGCACGTGGGCCACGTCTTCCCCAAGAAGGCGCCGTACGATCGCACCAAGTCGCTGGCCAACAGCGTGCGCGCCGCCGAGGTCTGGCTGGACGAGCAGAAGGAGGTCTACTACAACCGCAACCCCCACGCCCGCGCG GTGGACTTCGGCGACGTGTCGGAGCGCCGTCGGCTGCGCGAGAAGTTGGGCTGCAAGAGCTTCAAGTGGTTCCTGGACAACATTTACCCCGAGCTCCACGTCCCCGAGGATCGGCTCGGATTTTGCGGGATG CTGAAAAATGCAGGAAAGGCCAAATTTTGTTTGGACTACAACCCGGGCGAGGGCAACAACTTTGGCAGAAGAGTCATTGTGTATCAGTGCCACGGAATGGGCCAGAACCAG TTCTTCGAGTACTCGTCGGCCGGCGAGCTCCATTTCAACATGAAGGTCTCCATCGGCTGCGTGGAAGGCGACAACATCAGCACCTACCTGACGATGCAGCCGTGCAGAAAACGCGGGGAGCCCGTACTCGCGCACCAGAAGTTTCTCCTCAGAGAG GACGGCAGCCTGCTACACGCGACCAGCCGGAAGTGCGTGGAAGCGGTGGACGGGACGGACGACGGGGTGCCGGCGCCGTGTCTGCGGCCGTGCACGGGCGGCCCGCGCCAGAAGTGGACCTTTCACGAGCGCCGCTAA
- the poc1bl gene encoding polypeptide N-acetylgalactosaminyltransferase 4 isoform X3 has translation MRGRCSRKLGVLAKLFFLLWVLWLGYILLVLSPSPSPSSSASSRDTLEPEPRKLDVAEPADGKPAAPVYAKPPADDDAPGEWGRAANPDLSPEEKTQAQDSVERYAINIFVSDKISLHRRIKDSRMPACRSKQFDYRRLPTTSVVITFYNEAWSTLLRTVHSVLESTPAVLLKEVILVDDYSDRGYLKTKLAEYLSNLQRVRLIRTTKREGLVRARLIGAGFATGDVLTFLDCHCECVPGWIEPLLERIGQNPNTIVCPVIDTIDWNTFEFYMQMEEPMIGGFDWRLTFQWHAVPERERQRRKSPSEPLRSPTMAGGLFAVSKAYFEHLGTYDTGMEVWGGENLELSFRVWQCGGSLEIHPCSHVGHVFPKKAPYARPNFLQNTVRAAEVWMDDYKQHFYKRNPPAQKENYGDISERLQLRERLKCNSFHWYLTNVYPDLHVPEDREGWHGAVSALLSISFSTSFIQ, from the exons ATGAGGGGGCGCTGTTCACGCAAACTGGGCGTGCTGGCCAAGTTGTTCTTCCTGCTGTGGGTGCTGTGGCTGGGCTACATCCTACTCGTcctctccccctccccctccccctcttcGTCGGCGTCCTCCCGCGACACGCTCGAGCCGGAGCCTCGGAAACTCGACGTCGCCGAGCCGGCCGACGGGAAGCCGGCCGCGCCCGTCTACGCCAAGCCGCCGGCGGACGACGACGCCCCGGGAGAGTGGGGCCGGGCGGCGAACCCCGACCTGAGTCCGGAGGAGAAGACGCAAGCGCAGGACAGCGTGGAGCGCTACGCCATCAACATCTTCGTCAGCGACAAGATTTCCCTCCACAGACGCATCAAAGACAGCAGGATGCCCGC GTGCCGCAGTAAGCAGTTCGACTACCGCCGTTTGCCCACCACCTCGGTCGTCATCACGTTCTACAACGAGGCCTGGTCCACGCTGCTCAGGACCGTCCACAGCGTCCTGGAGAGCACGCCCGCCGTCCTGCTCAAGGAGGTGATCCTGGTCGACGACTACAGCGACAGAG GCTACCTGAAAACCAAGCTGGCAGAATACCTCAGCAACCTGCAGCGCGTCCGTCTCATCCGCACCACCAAGCGCGAGGGCCTGGTCCGGGCCCGCCTCATCGGCGCCGGCTTCGCCACCGGCGACGTGCTCACCTTCCTGGACTGCCACTGCGAGTGCGTCCCCGGCTGGATCGAGCCCCTGCTCGAGAG GATCGGGCAGAACCCCAACACCATCGTGTGTCCCGTCATCGACACCATCGACTGGAACACCTTTGAGTTTTACATGCAGATGGAGGAGCCCATGATCGGAGGCTTCGACTGGAGGCTCACCTTCCAGTGGCACGCCGTGCCCGAGCGGGAACGCCAGCGCCGCAAGTCGCCCAGTGAACCCCTCAG GTCGCCGACTATGGCGGGCGGCTTATTTGCGGTCAGCAAGGCCTACTTCGAGCACCTGGGCACTTACGACACGGGCATGGAGGTGTGGGGCGGGGAGAACTTGGAGCTCTCCTTTCGG GTGTGGCAGTGCGGCGGCAGCCTGGAGATCCACCCGTGCTCCCACGTGGGCCACGTCTTCCCCAAGAAGGCGCCGTACGCTCGGCCCAACTTCCTGCAGAACACGGTGCGGGCGGCCGAGGTGTGGATGGACGACTACAAGCAGCACTTCTACAAAAGGAACCCGCCCGCCCAAAAG GAGAACTACGGCGACATCTCAGAGCGCCTGCAGCTCAGAGAGAGGCTGAAGTGCAACTCGTTCCACTGGTACCTGACCAACGTCTACCCGGACCTGCACGTGCCCGAGGACAGGGAGGGCTGGCACGGAGCTGTCAGTGCCCTATTGAGTATATCTTTCAGCACGTCATTCATTCAATGA
- the poc1bl gene encoding polypeptide N-acetylgalactosaminyltransferase 4 isoform X2 — MRGRCSRKLGVLAKLFFLLWVLWLGYILLVLSPSPSPSSSASSRDTLEPEPRKLDVAEPADGKPAAPVYAKPPADDDAPGEWGRAANPDLSPEEKTQAQDSVERYAINIFVSDKISLHRRIKDSRMPACRSKQFDYRRLPTTSVVITFYNEAWSTLLRTVHSVLESTPAVLLKEVILVDDYSDRGYLKTKLAEYLSNLQRVRLIRTTKREGLVRARLIGAGFATGDVLTFLDCHCECVPGWIEPLLERIGQNPNTIVCPVIDTIDWNTFEFYMQMEEPMIGGFDWRLTFQWHAVPERERQRRKSPSEPLRSPTMAGGLFAVSKAYFEHLGTYDTGMEVWGGENLELSFRVWQCGGSLEIHPCSHVGHVFPKKAPYARPNFLQNTVRAAEVWMDDYKQHFYKRNPPAQKENYGDISERLQLRERLKCNSFHWYLTNVYPDLHVPEDREGWHGAVSALLSAQLGNPLGVSGLQRAGSQSHGLAPLAVWLPRPGRQPVL; from the exons ATGAGGGGGCGCTGTTCACGCAAACTGGGCGTGCTGGCCAAGTTGTTCTTCCTGCTGTGGGTGCTGTGGCTGGGCTACATCCTACTCGTcctctccccctccccctccccctcttcGTCGGCGTCCTCCCGCGACACGCTCGAGCCGGAGCCTCGGAAACTCGACGTCGCCGAGCCGGCCGACGGGAAGCCGGCCGCGCCCGTCTACGCCAAGCCGCCGGCGGACGACGACGCCCCGGGAGAGTGGGGCCGGGCGGCGAACCCCGACCTGAGTCCGGAGGAGAAGACGCAAGCGCAGGACAGCGTGGAGCGCTACGCCATCAACATCTTCGTCAGCGACAAGATTTCCCTCCACAGACGCATCAAAGACAGCAGGATGCCCGC GTGCCGCAGTAAGCAGTTCGACTACCGCCGTTTGCCCACCACCTCGGTCGTCATCACGTTCTACAACGAGGCCTGGTCCACGCTGCTCAGGACCGTCCACAGCGTCCTGGAGAGCACGCCCGCCGTCCTGCTCAAGGAGGTGATCCTGGTCGACGACTACAGCGACAGAG GCTACCTGAAAACCAAGCTGGCAGAATACCTCAGCAACCTGCAGCGCGTCCGTCTCATCCGCACCACCAAGCGCGAGGGCCTGGTCCGGGCCCGCCTCATCGGCGCCGGCTTCGCCACCGGCGACGTGCTCACCTTCCTGGACTGCCACTGCGAGTGCGTCCCCGGCTGGATCGAGCCCCTGCTCGAGAG GATCGGGCAGAACCCCAACACCATCGTGTGTCCCGTCATCGACACCATCGACTGGAACACCTTTGAGTTTTACATGCAGATGGAGGAGCCCATGATCGGAGGCTTCGACTGGAGGCTCACCTTCCAGTGGCACGCCGTGCCCGAGCGGGAACGCCAGCGCCGCAAGTCGCCCAGTGAACCCCTCAG GTCGCCGACTATGGCGGGCGGCTTATTTGCGGTCAGCAAGGCCTACTTCGAGCACCTGGGCACTTACGACACGGGCATGGAGGTGTGGGGCGGGGAGAACTTGGAGCTCTCCTTTCGG GTGTGGCAGTGCGGCGGCAGCCTGGAGATCCACCCGTGCTCCCACGTGGGCCACGTCTTCCCCAAGAAGGCGCCGTACGCTCGGCCCAACTTCCTGCAGAACACGGTGCGGGCGGCCGAGGTGTGGATGGACGACTACAAGCAGCACTTCTACAAAAGGAACCCGCCCGCCCAAAAG GAGAACTACGGCGACATCTCAGAGCGCCTGCAGCTCAGAGAGAGGCTGAAGTGCAACTCGTTCCACTGGTACCTGACCAACGTCTACCCGGACCTGCACGTGCCCGAGGACAGGGAGGGCTGGCACGGAGCTGTCAGTGCCCTATTGA GTGCGCAGCTCGGGAATCCACTCGGAGTGTCTGGACTACAACGCGCCGGATCACAATCCCACGGACTCGCACCTCTCGCTGTTTGGCTGCCACGGCCAGGGAGGCAACCAG TACTTTGA